One Paraburkholderia caffeinilytica DNA segment encodes these proteins:
- a CDS encoding sigma-54 dependent transcriptional regulator has protein sequence MQKKKAITRRVIYFTRDPSPPLLASFEERDWAVEVVGSVRDVRQAVDDGSLAAGLADLSSVFDPREIAALEACLAMPNIGWVAMTAAPELDDTVIRRLVRDYCFDYVTLPATNARVIDTVGHACGMISLGEPALVDTSTAKDEMIGTCEAMLALFRSIRKVAASDAPVFVSGESGTGKELTAAAIHAHSPRRNAPFVAINCGAIPPHLLQSELFGYERGAFTGANQRRIGRVEAAHGGTVFLDEIGDLPFESQASLLRFLQESTIDRLGGNGSIDVDVRIISATHVDMEAAIEDGRFRADLYHRLCVLRVDEPPLRVRGKDIELLALYTLDRYRKDASRRLCGFSPDAIAAMHQYDWPGNVRELINRVRRAIVMSEGRTITADDLELSGYVATAPLTLAQARETAERQAIELALLRHRGRPGDAARELNISRATLYRLLGSHGMRYSEDSAAEM, from the coding sequence ATGCAGAAAAAGAAGGCCATTACGCGGCGTGTCATCTACTTCACGCGCGATCCTTCGCCGCCGCTATTGGCGAGCTTCGAAGAGCGCGATTGGGCGGTTGAAGTCGTCGGCTCGGTTCGCGACGTGCGGCAAGCCGTGGATGACGGCTCGCTGGCGGCCGGCCTGGCCGACCTGTCGAGCGTGTTCGACCCGCGTGAGATTGCCGCGCTGGAAGCCTGCCTGGCAATGCCGAACATCGGCTGGGTGGCGATGACCGCGGCGCCCGAACTGGATGACACAGTCATACGCAGGCTGGTGCGCGACTACTGCTTCGACTACGTGACGCTGCCTGCCACGAACGCCAGGGTGATCGATACGGTGGGACATGCCTGCGGCATGATCTCGCTCGGCGAGCCGGCGCTCGTCGATACCTCGACGGCGAAAGACGAGATGATCGGCACCTGCGAGGCCATGCTTGCGTTGTTCCGCTCGATCCGCAAAGTGGCGGCAAGCGACGCGCCCGTCTTTGTCAGCGGTGAATCCGGTACGGGTAAGGAGTTGACGGCGGCGGCGATTCACGCGCACTCGCCGCGTCGGAACGCGCCGTTCGTCGCCATCAATTGCGGTGCGATTCCGCCGCACCTGTTGCAGTCCGAGTTGTTCGGCTACGAGCGCGGCGCGTTCACGGGCGCGAATCAACGCAGAATAGGGCGCGTCGAAGCCGCTCACGGCGGCACGGTGTTTCTCGACGAAATCGGCGATCTGCCGTTCGAGAGTCAGGCGAGCCTGCTGCGTTTCCTGCAGGAAAGCACCATCGACCGCCTGGGCGGCAACGGCTCGATCGATGTCGACGTGCGCATCATTTCCGCCACCCACGTCGACATGGAGGCCGCGATCGAAGACGGGCGTTTTCGCGCGGATCTGTACCACCGCTTGTGCGTCCTGAGAGTCGACGAGCCGCCGCTGCGCGTGCGCGGCAAGGACATCGAACTGCTCGCGCTATACACGCTGGATCGCTACAGGAAGGACGCGAGCCGCCGTTTATGCGGTTTTTCGCCTGACGCGATCGCAGCGATGCATCAATACGACTGGCCCGGCAACGTGCGGGAACTGATCAACCGGGTTCGCCGCGCCATTGTGATGTCGGAGGGCCGCACGATCACCGCGGACGATCTCGAACTGTCGGGCTACGTTGCGACCGCTCCATTGACGCTTGCCCAGGCGCGCGAGACAGCGGAGCGGCAGGCCATCGAACTCGCGCTCCTGCGCCATCGCGGGCGGCCTGGCGACGCCGCGCGAGAGCTCAACATTTCACGCGCGACGCTGTACCGTCTGCTTGGCTCGCACGGCATGCGATACAGCGAAGACAGCGCCGCTGAAATGTGA
- a CDS encoding TIGR03118 family protein, which produces MKSVLKVLSAAAGGVALIGLVACGGGSGSINTQSYTSSTLVSDGAVTAPHTDPNLKNGWGIAFNPKGFVWVADNGTSVATLYDGNGVPQSLVVSIPNGTSGPANPTGIVFNGTTDFVVAQSGKSGVGAFIFAGEGGTITAWAPAVAPTAAIVVFDGGTGGSVYKGLALASNGGANFLYATDFHNNRIDVFDRNFAKVAMPGKFQDATLPAGFAPFGIQAIGARLFVTYAKQDAVAHDNVAGAGLGFVDVFDTAGNLQQRFASAGPLNAPWGIAQAPGNFGRFSGDVLIGNFGDGAINAFDPSSGLSLGAVNLPSGSAFVQPGLWGIAFGNGLDNQPTNTLFFAAGPNDEADGVYGRIDVKM; this is translated from the coding sequence ATGAAGTCTGTGCTTAAGGTGTTGAGCGCCGCGGCGGGCGGCGTGGCGTTGATCGGGCTCGTCGCGTGCGGAGGCGGTTCGGGGTCGATCAACACTCAGTCGTATACTTCCAGCACGCTGGTCTCCGACGGCGCCGTCACTGCGCCGCACACCGACCCCAATCTGAAAAACGGATGGGGCATCGCCTTCAATCCAAAGGGCTTCGTCTGGGTTGCCGATAACGGGACCTCCGTCGCGACACTCTATGACGGCAACGGCGTGCCGCAATCCCTTGTCGTCAGTATTCCGAATGGAACCAGCGGCCCGGCGAATCCGACTGGCATCGTATTCAACGGCACAACGGATTTCGTGGTCGCGCAGAGCGGCAAGAGCGGCGTGGGCGCCTTTATCTTTGCCGGCGAAGGCGGCACGATCACCGCGTGGGCACCGGCGGTCGCACCCACCGCTGCGATCGTCGTGTTCGACGGCGGCACTGGTGGTTCGGTCTACAAGGGACTCGCACTCGCCAGCAATGGCGGAGCGAATTTTCTCTATGCCACCGACTTCCACAACAACAGGATCGACGTGTTCGACAGGAACTTCGCCAAAGTCGCGATGCCCGGCAAGTTTCAGGACGCAACGCTACCGGCCGGCTTTGCGCCGTTCGGCATTCAGGCGATCGGCGCCAGACTCTTTGTGACCTATGCCAAGCAGGACGCCGTCGCGCATGACAATGTCGCCGGCGCGGGACTCGGTTTCGTCGACGTCTTCGATACGGCCGGCAATCTGCAGCAGCGCTTCGCGTCGGCCGGCCCGCTGAATGCGCCGTGGGGCATCGCTCAGGCGCCCGGAAACTTTGGCAGATTCAGCGGTGACGTACTGATCGGCAATTTCGGCGACGGCGCCATCAACGCCTTCGATCCTTCAAGCGGACTTTCTCTTGGCGCCGTCAACCTGCCGAGTGGAAGCGCGTTCGTGCAACCGGGGCTCTGGGGTATTGCGTTCGGCAACGGACTCGATAACCAGCCGACCAACACGCTGTTCTTTGCCGCGGGGCCCAACGACGAAGCCGACGGCGTTTACGGGCGCATCGACGTGAAGATGTGA
- a CDS encoding PLP-dependent aminotransferase family protein — protein sequence MASDKDTAPRANGAPAQTKRSTYVEVSSSIENEIRSGVYPPGSRLPPQRQLATELGINVSTVSRAYKELQLRGLVIGSKRRGSLVTGGAMPSVEPAQPASNAAIDLTVNRPATGEFLNCLARTLAELPRDPRYPQLQEYQPPQGPAWARAAGARWMAAPGFTPAPDHVVVTSGAQHGLYAVLNSLIGTDGVILADQLTYYGLKALAPVFQFEIVGIPSDRDGLLTDEVERACRRMPVKAIFTVPNLQNPTVTTMSLERRMALVDIARRHGVAIIEDDVYGPLVSQRLPTIASLCPELTFHLGATSKILAPGLRLGYLLSPPDSSALCAEAVRTTAWMPAPMSMLIASIWIEDGTARHIMDAQLAEIRARQDLARELLPQELLQTDPACMFVWLKLPPPWRADDFAANAKARGVVVMPSSAFAVDRSEIEHGVRINLACATSRDQLVSALRLLTGTLKDRPRALFGTI from the coding sequence ATGGCTTCTGACAAAGACACAGCGCCTCGCGCCAACGGGGCGCCGGCGCAGACGAAGCGTTCCACCTACGTCGAGGTGTCCAGCTCGATTGAGAACGAGATCCGCAGCGGCGTCTATCCGCCCGGCAGCCGCCTGCCGCCCCAGCGGCAACTGGCCACCGAACTGGGCATCAACGTGTCGACGGTGTCCCGCGCGTACAAGGAATTGCAATTGCGCGGGCTGGTGATCGGCAGCAAGCGGCGCGGGTCGCTCGTGACCGGCGGCGCCATGCCGAGCGTCGAACCCGCGCAGCCGGCCAGCAACGCCGCGATCGACCTGACCGTCAACCGGCCGGCCACCGGCGAATTTCTGAACTGCCTCGCGCGCACGCTGGCGGAATTGCCGCGCGATCCGCGCTACCCGCAATTGCAGGAGTACCAGCCGCCGCAAGGCCCCGCCTGGGCGCGCGCTGCCGGTGCCCGCTGGATGGCCGCGCCGGGCTTCACGCCGGCGCCCGATCACGTGGTGGTCACGAGCGGTGCGCAGCACGGCTTGTATGCGGTGCTGAACAGCCTGATCGGCACCGACGGCGTGATCCTCGCCGATCAACTCACCTATTACGGGTTGAAAGCACTGGCGCCGGTATTCCAGTTCGAGATCGTCGGCATTCCGAGCGACCGCGACGGCCTGCTGACCGACGAGGTGGAGCGCGCTTGCCGCCGCATGCCGGTGAAGGCGATTTTCACGGTACCGAATCTGCAGAACCCGACCGTGACGACCATGAGTCTCGAGCGCCGCATGGCGCTCGTCGACATTGCCCGCCGGCACGGTGTCGCGATCATCGAAGACGACGTCTATGGTCCGCTGGTGTCGCAGCGGTTGCCGACGATTGCAAGCCTGTGTCCGGAACTGACGTTCCACCTTGGGGCAACCTCGAAGATTCTCGCGCCAGGCCTGCGGCTCGGCTATCTGCTGAGCCCGCCGGACAGTTCCGCGCTGTGCGCGGAGGCGGTGCGCACCACCGCATGGATGCCTGCGCCGATGTCGATGCTGATCGCGTCGATCTGGATCGAGGACGGCACCGCACGCCACATCATGGACGCGCAGCTTGCCGAAATTCGCGCACGACAGGACCTGGCGCGCGAGTTGTTGCCACAGGAACTGCTGCAGACCGACCCGGCATGCATGTTCGTGTGGCTCAAGCTGCCGCCCCCGTGGCGCGCCGACGACTTTGCGGCGAATGCGAAGGCGCGCGGCGTGGTGGTGATGCCGTCGTCCGCGTTTGCCGTGGACCGCTCGGAGATCGAGCACGGCGTACGGATCAACCTCGCCTGCGCGACGAGCCGCGACCAACTCGTGAGTGCATTGCGACTGTTGACCGGCACGCTGAAGGATCGCCCTCGGGCACTGTTCGGCACGATCTGA
- a CDS encoding NAD(P)/FAD-dependent oxidoreductase: MSEIAIIGAGFIGLASAAALMRDGHRITLFDPAGVGQGASFGNAGTFAHYACIPVNNPSVFRDLPRFLLSSDSPFRLRWGYLPHLAPWLARFMVSSLPRRYEASAGALAALLDCAHDGYAPLLADAELARFVRSRECLYLYSNAASFDAARPTLDLRQKLGVAFDVLDGGAIRALEPALAPIFERGVLFSNSWHFSDPQGFLQTLYLQLADRGLTLQRSSVDAVHPAADGASVTIEGTARRFSHVVIATGARSAQFARQCGDPVPLDTERGYHVRFPGAQQLVSRPVGWAERGFYMTPMSDGLRVAGTVELAGFGETRNRSLIDLLTFSSKRALPALDTPDSSWLGFRPTLPDGVPVLGRSRASERVIYAFGHQHLGLTLAGVSGGIVADLIAQRAPPLDLAPYSATRF; this comes from the coding sequence ATGTCGGAGATTGCCATCATCGGTGCGGGATTCATCGGCCTCGCGAGCGCTGCGGCGCTGATGCGCGACGGCCATCGAATCACGCTGTTCGATCCGGCCGGCGTGGGGCAGGGCGCGTCGTTCGGCAACGCGGGGACCTTCGCGCACTATGCGTGCATTCCGGTCAACAACCCGTCCGTGTTCCGCGATCTGCCACGCTTTCTGCTATCCAGCGACAGCCCGTTCAGATTGCGTTGGGGCTACCTGCCGCACCTCGCGCCGTGGCTCGCGCGGTTCATGGTGAGCTCGCTGCCGCGGCGCTACGAAGCGAGCGCCGGCGCACTCGCCGCGCTGCTCGATTGCGCGCATGACGGTTATGCGCCGCTGCTTGCAGACGCGGAACTGGCGCGGTTCGTCCGGTCGCGCGAATGTCTCTATCTTTATTCGAATGCTGCTTCGTTCGACGCCGCGCGTCCCACACTCGATCTGCGTCAAAAACTGGGCGTCGCCTTCGATGTGCTTGACGGTGGCGCTATCCGTGCGCTTGAACCGGCGCTGGCGCCGATATTCGAGCGCGGCGTATTGTTCAGCAACAGTTGGCATTTCTCCGATCCACAAGGCTTTCTGCAGACGCTTTATCTGCAGCTTGCCGACCGGGGGTTGACACTGCAGCGCTCGAGCGTCGACGCGGTGCACCCCGCGGCCGACGGCGCGAGTGTGACGATTGAAGGTACCGCGCGCCGCTTCAGCCACGTGGTGATCGCCACGGGCGCGCGCTCCGCCCAGTTCGCCAGACAATGCGGCGACCCGGTTCCACTCGATACCGAGCGGGGCTATCACGTCCGCTTTCCGGGCGCGCAGCAACTGGTTTCGCGACCGGTCGGCTGGGCCGAGCGCGGCTTTTACATGACGCCGATGAGCGACGGCCTGCGCGTGGCGGGCACGGTCGAACTGGCCGGCTTCGGCGAGACGCGTAACCGTTCGCTGATCGACCTGCTGACATTTTCTTCGAAGCGCGCCCTACCCGCGCTCGATACGCCGGATAGCAGCTGGCTCGGGTTTCGTCCGACGTTGCCGGACGGCGTGCCGGTGCTCGGTCGCTCGCGCGCTAGCGAGCGGGTGATCTACGCATTCGGCCACCAGCATCTTGGGCTGACGCTTGCCGGGGTGAGCGGGGGCATCGTCGCCGATCTGATCGCGCAGCGTGCGCCGCCGCTCGACCTCGCGCCTTACTCGGCCACGCGTTTCTGA
- a CDS encoding branched-chain amino acid ABC transporter substrate-binding protein, with protein MNRRYWLLSATVCALVTYIPSSWAADPEVVKIGFVGPLTGPVARVGKDLQYGAQLALDEENAKHPVIGGKPVKFVLDVQDDQADPRVAIQVAQKLVDDGVVGVIGHYNSGCSIPASTVYHQANVAMITPGSTNPQLTKQGYKNVFRTMGHDGIGGVVAGHFVVEQMKAKRIGIIDDRTAFGQGLADAFEKGAKEANGNIVDREFTNDKAVDFRAVLTTLKSKNVDLIFFGGLDEQGAMLVKQMRSLGMQAQLFGAGALKSNAFLQIAGTAGDGTQDLEPGPALDKLPAAQEFGKRYKARFNQDVELYAPFAYDAALAMINAIHGADSLDRAKIVDSLSKVKVTGVTGNITFDPYGDLIKPPYTLFQVQQGQWKSVKTVGGSGV; from the coding sequence ATGAATCGCCGCTATTGGCTGTTGAGTGCCACCGTTTGTGCACTCGTCACGTATATCCCGTCGTCGTGGGCGGCCGATCCTGAAGTCGTCAAGATCGGTTTCGTCGGGCCGTTGACCGGTCCGGTCGCGCGAGTCGGCAAAGATCTGCAGTACGGTGCGCAACTCGCGCTCGATGAGGAGAACGCGAAACATCCGGTTATTGGCGGAAAGCCGGTCAAATTCGTGCTCGACGTGCAGGACGATCAGGCAGACCCGCGCGTGGCGATTCAGGTCGCGCAGAAACTGGTCGACGACGGCGTAGTCGGCGTGATCGGCCACTACAACTCGGGGTGCAGCATTCCGGCGTCGACGGTCTATCACCAGGCGAACGTCGCGATGATTACGCCCGGCTCGACCAATCCGCAACTCACCAAGCAAGGCTACAAGAACGTGTTCCGCACCATGGGGCACGACGGCATCGGCGGTGTCGTGGCGGGACATTTCGTGGTCGAGCAGATGAAGGCGAAGCGCATCGGCATCATCGACGACCGTACGGCATTCGGGCAAGGGCTCGCGGACGCCTTTGAAAAAGGCGCAAAGGAAGCGAACGGCAATATCGTCGACCGCGAGTTTACGAACGACAAGGCAGTGGATTTTCGCGCCGTCCTGACAACGCTCAAGAGCAAGAACGTCGATCTGATTTTCTTCGGCGGTCTGGATGAACAGGGTGCGATGCTGGTCAAACAGATGCGCTCGCTGGGCATGCAGGCGCAACTGTTCGGCGCGGGTGCGCTGAAGAGCAATGCTTTCCTGCAGATCGCCGGCACGGCGGGTGACGGTACGCAGGATCTCGAGCCCGGTCCGGCGCTCGACAAGCTGCCTGCCGCGCAGGAGTTCGGCAAGCGCTACAAGGCGCGCTTCAATCAGGATGTCGAACTGTACGCGCCGTTTGCATACGACGCCGCACTTGCGATGATCAACGCGATTCACGGGGCCGACTCGCTCGATCGCGCAAAGATCGTCGACAGCCTGTCGAAAGTGAAGGTGACCGGCGTGACCGGCAATATCACCTTTGACCCGTACGGCGATCTGATCAAGCCGCCGTACACGCTGTTCCAGGTTCAGCAAGGACAATGGAAGAGCGTCAAGACGGTGGGTGGCAGCGGCGTCTAA
- a CDS encoding YkgJ family cysteine cluster protein has protein sequence MNDIDFECTTCGKCCHDLRLALTIAEAIVWLERGGHMELICEAIPWPVEPEPGNAQAAYKRARSSPAMSGSLPVRISIVLAAAFDGACPNLRADMRCGIYEERPLVCRIYPAEINPFVDLAPENKACPSDAWRNKPLQRQGILVDAAIVEQVAQSRRANQLEAPLRMQACLELGLNHAALANEGFVMVSPDSEALLTVLRKIHATAESQDAAAQWTFVSNRAGTLETLLSVGATGRLAEPTPAGNSRYHGFFPPS, from the coding sequence GTGAATGACATCGATTTCGAATGCACTACGTGCGGCAAATGCTGCCACGATTTGCGCCTCGCGTTGACGATTGCCGAGGCTATCGTGTGGCTGGAGCGCGGCGGCCACATGGAACTCATCTGCGAGGCCATACCGTGGCCCGTCGAGCCCGAGCCGGGCAATGCGCAAGCTGCGTACAAACGGGCGCGCTCTTCACCGGCAATGAGCGGAAGCCTGCCGGTCCGTATCTCGATCGTTCTCGCCGCGGCCTTCGATGGCGCCTGCCCCAATCTGCGTGCCGACATGCGCTGCGGCATCTATGAGGAACGACCGCTGGTGTGCCGGATCTATCCCGCCGAAATCAATCCTTTCGTCGATCTGGCGCCGGAAAATAAGGCGTGCCCTTCGGATGCGTGGCGGAACAAGCCGTTGCAACGGCAGGGAATCCTTGTCGATGCGGCGATCGTCGAACAGGTCGCGCAGTCGCGTCGCGCGAATCAGCTCGAAGCGCCGCTGCGCATGCAGGCATGCCTCGAGCTGGGACTGAACCATGCGGCGCTCGCGAACGAAGGCTTTGTCATGGTTTCGCCGGATAGCGAAGCGCTCCTGACCGTCTTGCGCAAGATTCACGCTACCGCGGAATCGCAGGACGCAGCCGCACAGTGGACCTTTGTGTCGAATCGGGCGGGAACCCTGGAAACGCTTCTGTCGGTGGGCGCCACCGGTCGTCTCGCAGAGCCCACCCCTGCCGGCAATTCCCGATATCACGGTTTTTTCCCGCCCTCATAA
- a CDS encoding HAD-IA family hydrolase, whose product MTAPITLVLFDMEGVLSHYDRSARVDRLAAISGNTPEAVRHAIWGSGLEARADAGQISDSDYLAMLGELLNYPVSRDDWLSARHASITPNNDVLALAERVAEHRRIAVLTNNCRLLTDNIGFLNPPVAQLFGPHVYASAAFGAAKPAAQTYLRCVEQFGVPAAETLFVDDTEANVTGALDAGLRGYQFVSAQALSAELERCGLIERT is encoded by the coding sequence ATGACTGCACCCATCACGCTGGTCCTGTTCGACATGGAGGGCGTTCTGTCCCACTACGATCGGTCGGCGCGGGTCGATCGTCTGGCGGCGATTTCCGGAAATACGCCCGAGGCCGTGCGTCACGCGATCTGGGGATCAGGTCTCGAAGCGCGTGCCGACGCGGGGCAAATCAGCGACAGCGACTATCTGGCCATGCTCGGCGAACTGCTGAACTATCCCGTCAGCCGGGACGACTGGCTGAGCGCACGCCACGCATCGATCACACCGAACAACGACGTGCTCGCGCTCGCCGAACGCGTCGCCGAACATCGTCGAATTGCGGTACTCACCAACAACTGCCGTCTGCTCACGGACAACATCGGTTTTCTGAATCCACCCGTCGCGCAACTGTTCGGTCCTCACGTCTATGCGTCCGCCGCGTTCGGCGCGGCGAAACCGGCCGCTCAGACCTATCTTCGCTGTGTGGAGCAGTTCGGGGTTCCCGCGGCCGAAACGCTCTTCGTCGACGATACGGAGGCCAATGTGACGGGCGCGCTCGACGCCGGTCTGCGGGGATATCAATTCGTCAGCGCGCAAGCGTTGTCTGCGGAACTGGAGCGTTGCGGGCTGATCGAGCGGACGTAG
- a CDS encoding LysR family transcriptional regulator, whose translation MDILQGMAVFKRVVDASSFSKAADSLEMPRASVSTLVQNLESHLGVRLLNRTTRSVQVTDDGALYYEYCSRILAEVSDAESALSNKRLNPRGTIRVDTSATFAANVLLPVMRDFNARYPDITVKLGLADRNVDLVQEGVDCVIRIGVLDDSNLVARPIGGVRTTICAAPAYLEQMGEPVTPDDLDRHRAVNYFSARTGRIYPFEFQVDGTWIRKPVNGILAVNEGLVYVTSAIEGLGIIQIPRFMVAKAIEAGALRELFGAYPCPSLPLSLLYPHRRLSMCVRVFSEWVHELAQNNPDLNG comes from the coding sequence ATGGACATTCTTCAAGGGATGGCGGTATTCAAGCGTGTCGTCGATGCGTCGAGCTTCTCGAAGGCGGCTGATTCGCTGGAGATGCCGCGCGCCTCGGTGTCGACGCTCGTGCAGAACCTGGAGAGTCATCTAGGGGTACGCCTGCTGAATCGCACCACCCGCAGCGTGCAGGTTACCGACGACGGCGCGCTCTACTACGAGTACTGCTCGCGCATTCTGGCCGAGGTCTCCGACGCCGAATCCGCGCTATCGAACAAGCGGCTCAACCCACGCGGCACGATTCGCGTCGACACGTCCGCCACGTTCGCGGCCAACGTGCTGCTGCCCGTCATGCGCGATTTCAATGCGCGCTACCCCGATATCACCGTCAAGCTGGGACTGGCCGACCGCAACGTCGATCTCGTGCAGGAAGGCGTCGATTGCGTGATACGGATCGGTGTTCTCGACGACTCGAACCTCGTCGCGCGACCGATCGGCGGCGTCCGCACGACGATCTGCGCGGCGCCGGCGTATCTCGAGCAAATGGGCGAACCCGTCACGCCCGACGACCTCGACCGCCATCGCGCCGTCAATTACTTTTCCGCGCGCACCGGACGCATCTATCCGTTCGAGTTTCAAGTGGACGGAACGTGGATCAGAAAGCCCGTCAACGGCATACTCGCGGTCAACGAAGGTCTCGTGTATGTCACCTCGGCGATCGAAGGATTGGGGATCATTCAGATTCCCCGCTTCATGGTCGCGAAAGCGATCGAGGCCGGCGCGTTGCGTGAACTCTTCGGCGCCTACCCTTGTCCGTCCTTGCCGCTTTCCCTGCTGTATCCACACCGTCGGCTGAGCATGTGCGTACGGGTATTCAGCGAGTGGGTTCACGAACTCGCGCAGAACAATCCGGACCTCAACGGCTAG